One region of Parerythrobacter jejuensis genomic DNA includes:
- a CDS encoding prolyl hydroxylase family protein has product MTKSGESSAAQLLRNEGVQQLPYTQLELFQRKNFLAPEHMSRIVEMIEAERRPSTLADENGDAYFRTSETCDLSASDPAVQELETLLATLNGIDPAHGEPLQGQRYDIGQEFKPHCDYFNPDGQDWEKYCSVAGQRTWTFMIYLNDVEAGGATRFKTIKKSFQPEAGKLVCWNNLRPDGQVNPNTLHHGMKVRKGLKYVITKWYREKPWGWS; this is encoded by the coding sequence ATGACCAAGTCGGGCGAATCCTCTGCCGCGCAACTGCTCCGCAATGAGGGGGTGCAGCAGCTCCCCTATACCCAGCTCGAGCTGTTCCAGCGCAAGAATTTTCTCGCCCCCGAGCACATGTCCCGGATTGTCGAAATGATCGAGGCCGAGAGGCGTCCATCAACCTTGGCCGACGAGAATGGTGACGCCTATTTTCGCACCAGCGAGACATGCGATTTATCTGCAAGTGATCCGGCCGTGCAGGAATTGGAAACCCTCCTGGCGACCCTTAATGGCATCGATCCCGCGCACGGCGAACCGCTGCAGGGGCAACGGTATGACATAGGGCAAGAGTTCAAACCCCATTGCGACTATTTCAATCCGGACGGTCAGGACTGGGAAAAATATTGTTCGGTCGCCGGCCAACGCACCTGGACCTTCATGATCTACCTCAATGACGTTGAGGCTGGTGGCGCGACGCGGTTCAAGACGATCAAGAAAAGCTTCCAACCCGAAGCGGGCAAACTTGTGTGCTGGAACAACCTGCGGCCCGACGGCCAGGTCAATCCCAACACACTGCATCACGGCATGAAGGTGCGCAAAGGTCTAAAATATGTGATAACAAAGTGGTACCGCGAAAAGCCATGGGGATGGTCATGA
- a CDS encoding Leu/Phe/Val dehydrogenase — MTAFWTEADYDDHELVQLVRDSKSGLTAIIALHSTHLGPGAGGTRFWHYAEPKAAMRDALRLSRGMSYKNAMAGLPMGGGKAVILADADRTKTPEMLAAFGNAVESLGGKYVTAEDVGISEADMVAVSQHTQYVSGLPVAEGEAGGDPGPFTAMGIYHGIKAAVHHKLGKPGVSGVHIAIQGTGSVGGGVARLLAKDGAKLILSDIQEDRAAALASELDAKSVAPDAIMSTACDVFSPNALGAILDEEGIARLDCAIVAGGANNQLARAKHGALLAERGILYAPDYVINAGGIISVTLEFLCRQHGDPCDINEVRKRIALIPGRLEEIWQESERTGISSDVVADRMAQKLIGR, encoded by the coding sequence ATGACGGCATTCTGGACAGAAGCGGATTACGACGATCACGAGCTGGTGCAGCTCGTTCGTGATTCCAAGAGCGGTCTGACCGCCATCATTGCGCTGCATTCAACCCATCTGGGCCCGGGTGCCGGCGGCACGCGGTTCTGGCACTATGCAGAGCCGAAGGCGGCAATGCGCGATGCGCTGCGTCTGAGCCGCGGCATGAGCTACAAGAATGCGATGGCCGGGCTGCCGATGGGCGGCGGCAAGGCTGTTATTCTTGCCGATGCCGACAGGACCAAGACGCCGGAAATGCTCGCTGCCTTTGGAAATGCGGTCGAATCGCTGGGTGGCAAATATGTCACCGCCGAAGATGTTGGCATCAGCGAGGCTGATATGGTCGCGGTTTCCCAGCACACACAATATGTCTCGGGCCTTCCTGTGGCTGAGGGGGAAGCCGGGGGCGATCCTGGCCCGTTTACAGCGATGGGCATCTATCACGGGATCAAGGCCGCCGTGCACCACAAGCTGGGCAAGCCCGGCGTCAGCGGCGTGCACATTGCGATCCAGGGTACCGGTAGCGTTGGCGGCGGTGTGGCGCGGTTGCTGGCGAAGGACGGTGCCAAACTGATCCTGTCCGACATTCAAGAAGATCGTGCGGCTGCATTGGCAAGCGAACTGGATGCCAAGAGTGTTGCTCCTGATGCCATCATGAGCACAGCCTGCGATGTATTCAGTCCGAACGCGCTGGGGGCGATCCTTGATGAGGAGGGTATTGCACGACTTGATTGTGCAATCGTCGCCGGCGGAGCGAACAACCAGTTGGCTCGGGCGAAGCACGGTGCTCTCCTGGCAGAACGTGGGATCCTGTATGCACCCGACTACGTGATCAATGCCGGCGGTATCATCAGCGTGACGCTGGAATTCCTGTGCCGCCAACATGGCGATCCATGCGATATCAACGAGGTCCGCAAACGGATTGCACTGATCCCGGGCAGGTTGGAGGAAATCTGGCAGGAAAGCGAACGAACAGGCATTTCGTCTGATGTTGTTGCAGACCGCATGGCACAGAAACTGATCGGTCGCTGA
- the ccmC gene encoding heme ABC transporter permease CcmC — protein MHGFANPKRFLSLASWLTPLLLVSGVVVTAIALWWGLTQVPPDRLMGETVRILFIHVPSAWLGMGGWTAIAISSLVFLVWRHPLASIAARAAAAPGMVFTAICLATGSIWGRPTWGAWWVWDGRLTSMLVLLFLYAAYLALAQASEREAASARIPAIFGLVGAINIPIINRSVVWWNSLHQPPSITMGKSAIDPAFLWPLLAAVAGFSLIFGGVVLARMRAILADIQAEARLRRKAMEAE, from the coding sequence ATGCACGGTTTCGCAAATCCCAAACGGTTTCTCTCGCTGGCAAGCTGGCTGACCCCGCTGCTGCTCGTCAGCGGTGTTGTCGTGACGGCGATTGCCCTTTGGTGGGGCCTGACGCAGGTGCCACCTGATCGATTGATGGGCGAAACCGTCCGCATCCTGTTCATCCACGTGCCGAGCGCGTGGTTGGGAATGGGCGGATGGACGGCAATAGCCATCTCCAGTCTTGTTTTCCTGGTCTGGCGCCACCCGCTTGCCAGCATCGCTGCCCGCGCAGCTGCAGCGCCGGGCATGGTCTTTACGGCGATTTGCCTTGCCACCGGCTCGATTTGGGGCCGGCCGACCTGGGGGGCGTGGTGGGTGTGGGACGGACGCCTTACGAGTATGCTGGTCCTGCTTTTTCTCTATGCTGCCTATCTGGCTTTGGCCCAGGCGAGTGAGAGGGAAGCGGCATCGGCACGGATTCCTGCCATTTTCGGTCTGGTCGGGGCGATCAATATTCCCATCATCAACCGGTCAGTCGTGTGGTGGAATTCGCTCCATCAACCGCCCAGCATCACGATGGGCAAGAGCGCGATTGATCCCGCCTTTCTGTGGCCGTTGCTCGCGGCAGTGGCCGGTTTCTCTTTGATTTTTGGCGGGGTCGTTCTGGCACGAATGCGCGCTATCCTCGCTGACATCCAGGCCGAAGCCCGGCTGCGGCGCAAGGCAATGGAAGCCGAATGA
- the ccmE gene encoding cytochrome c maturation protein CcmE, whose protein sequence is MKAKHQRLVLVVIALLALIGAGLLAAWALRNQASYYYFPSQIVVENPPADRLVRLGGMVQEGSIETLADGVTVAFVVGDGEATVPVRFSGILPDLFVEGSGVVADGRYQPDGTFLAENMLAKHDENYVPREFQDMDEHQARDVIAETVEGS, encoded by the coding sequence ATGAAAGCTAAACACCAGAGACTGGTTCTGGTCGTGATTGCACTGCTGGCCTTGATCGGTGCAGGGCTCCTGGCGGCCTGGGCGCTGCGCAACCAGGCCAGCTATTACTATTTTCCGAGCCAGATCGTTGTTGAAAATCCGCCAGCAGACCGTCTCGTACGATTGGGCGGCATGGTCCAGGAGGGATCGATAGAAACACTGGCTGACGGGGTCACCGTCGCCTTTGTGGTTGGAGATGGCGAAGCGACTGTTCCGGTTCGGTTTTCAGGCATCCTGCCGGACCTGTTTGTTGAAGGCTCCGGCGTTGTCGCCGACGGTCGCTATCAACCCGACGGCACGTTTTTGGCCGAGAATATGCTGGCAAAGCATGACGAGAATTACGTCCCACGCGAATTTCAGGATATGGATGAGCATCAGGCGCGCGACGTAATTGCCGAAACGGTGGAAGGTTCATGA
- a CDS encoding heme lyase CcmF/NrfE family subunit yields MIAEVGLVALWLAAALAFAQFVCGALALREQGREVGQLTRPSAIIQGLLLAISFATLLYIFAITDLSVKLVASNSHIDKPMVFKIAGAWGNHEGSMLLWVTVMVLAGALIAWLERRLPERTMQATLSAQGFVALGFYAFLLFSSNPFERLPTPAQEGLGLNPLLQDIGLAFHPPTLYVGYVGLSVAFSFVVGALVTRQVTPDFARAMRPWVLAAWVALTLGITAGSYWAYYELGWGGYWFWDPVENASLMPWLAATALLHSVSVLASRDALRTWTVMLGVVAFSMSMLGTFLVRSGVLTSVHAFAVDPERGAFILALLCINIGGALVLFALRAGSVAEGERFAATSRESALVFNNVMLSAILGVVLLGTLYPLLAEAFDSRVSVGPPYFNPVGAVFTFPMLAIMAIGPLLRWRRDKPARIWKPMALVAAIALAVLVVTLVQVEIAILPLLGLAFSIALAIASLLPLRGRKLRRVALTTWGMVLAHLGIAVALFGMASESAFSSEKLAALSVGESVVVGEWIVTLEGVEPTAGPNWTALEARLSASYGEGQSSIVRPQARNFYDPSQATTESALLTRWNGQLYAVLGNASEDGRWQVRLWWKPFVTMIFYGGLLVALGGFLAMIGHLLAHVRQRNIRHQSALRRGLEPAQ; encoded by the coding sequence ATGATCGCAGAGGTTGGGCTGGTTGCTCTGTGGCTCGCTGCGGCCCTGGCCTTTGCCCAGTTCGTCTGTGGCGCGTTGGCGTTGCGGGAACAGGGGCGTGAGGTCGGCCAACTCACCCGGCCAAGCGCGATTATCCAGGGATTGTTGCTGGCGATTTCCTTTGCCACCCTGCTTTACATCTTCGCGATAACCGATCTGAGTGTGAAGCTGGTTGCGTCCAATTCCCATATCGACAAGCCGATGGTCTTCAAGATCGCAGGCGCATGGGGCAACCACGAAGGTTCGATGCTCCTATGGGTGACCGTGATGGTCTTGGCTGGCGCTTTGATCGCATGGTTGGAGCGCAGACTGCCTGAGCGCACGATGCAGGCGACACTGTCTGCGCAAGGCTTTGTCGCGCTGGGCTTCTATGCGTTTCTGTTGTTCAGTTCGAATCCGTTCGAACGCTTGCCGACCCCGGCGCAAGAGGGATTGGGTCTCAACCCGTTGCTGCAGGATATCGGCCTCGCATTCCATCCCCCTACTTTGTACGTCGGCTATGTCGGGCTGTCGGTGGCCTTCAGTTTTGTCGTCGGGGCCTTGGTAACGCGTCAGGTGACCCCCGATTTTGCCCGCGCCATGCGGCCTTGGGTCCTGGCTGCATGGGTGGCTCTGACCTTGGGCATCACAGCCGGTAGTTATTGGGCCTATTACGAACTGGGCTGGGGCGGATACTGGTTCTGGGACCCGGTCGAGAACGCTTCACTCATGCCATGGCTTGCGGCAACGGCTCTGTTGCATTCAGTCAGCGTATTAGCCTCTCGCGACGCGTTGAGAACCTGGACCGTGATGCTTGGCGTCGTGGCGTTTTCGATGAGCATGTTGGGAACATTCCTCGTTCGCTCGGGCGTGCTAACCAGTGTCCATGCCTTTGCTGTAGATCCGGAGCGGGGCGCTTTCATTCTCGCTTTGCTCTGCATCAATATCGGCGGTGCACTGGTGTTGTTCGCATTGCGCGCTGGTAGCGTTGCAGAGGGAGAACGGTTTGCTGCGACCAGCCGAGAGAGCGCTCTTGTATTCAACAACGTGATGTTGAGCGCCATTCTCGGGGTTGTCCTGCTCGGCACGCTCTATCCCTTGCTTGCCGAGGCGTTCGACTCTCGTGTCTCGGTTGGGCCGCCTTACTTCAATCCAGTCGGTGCGGTGTTTACCTTCCCGATGCTCGCGATCATGGCGATTGGCCCGTTGCTGCGCTGGAGGCGCGATAAGCCAGCGCGCATCTGGAAGCCTATGGCCTTGGTCGCCGCCATCGCCCTAGCGGTGCTGGTGGTAACTTTGGTGCAAGTGGAGATTGCGATACTGCCCTTGTTGGGTCTCGCATTCTCGATCGCTCTTGCAATTGCCAGCCTGCTGCCATTGCGTGGACGCAAATTGCGCCGTGTTGCTCTTACAACCTGGGGCATGGTCCTCGCACATCTCGGCATCGCAGTGGCCTTGTTTGGCATGGCCAGCGAGAGTGCGTTCTCGAGTGAAAAACTGGCTGCGCTAAGCGTGGGCGAGAGTGTTGTGGTCGGCGAATGGATCGTGACGCTTGAAGGTGTGGAGCCGACAGCAGGTCCAAACTGGACGGCTCTGGAAGCGCGATTGTCTGCGAGCTACGGGGAAGGGCAATCGAGCATCGTGCGCCCCCAGGCACGCAATTTTTATGACCCTTCACAGGCGACGACCGAGAGTGCGCTGCTGACGCGCTGGAACGGGCAACTCTACGCAGTTTTGGGCAATGCGTCAGAGGATGGGCGTTGGCAGGTCCGCCTGTGGTGGAAACCTTTCGTCACGATGATCTTTTATGGCGGATTGCTCGTTGCATTGGGGGGCTTCCTGGCCATGATCGGGCACCTTTTGGCGCATGTCCGCCAGCGGAACATCCGGCATCAGAGCGCGCTGCGTCGTGGTTTGGAGCCAGCGCAATGA
- a CDS encoding DsbE family thiol:disulfide interchange protein — protein MKRAMIWAPFALFFLFAGLAAYQLTQPKDETIRSAMVGKALPEFDLPGQTEGAPRLTQAYFTDGKPRLLNIWASWCLPCIAEAPQLEALEREGAEIVGIAIRDTPDDIATFLARHGDPYSRIARDDISEVQLGIGSSGVPETFVVDGNGIIRHQHIGDIRADDVPFLLEKLEEAQ, from the coding sequence ATGAAGCGGGCGATGATCTGGGCGCCCTTTGCGTTGTTCTTCCTGTTTGCCGGCCTCGCCGCTTATCAGCTTACCCAGCCAAAGGATGAGACCATCCGCAGCGCGATGGTTGGCAAGGCCCTGCCAGAGTTCGATCTGCCGGGGCAGACAGAAGGGGCACCGCGACTGACCCAGGCATACTTCACCGATGGCAAGCCGCGTCTGCTCAACATTTGGGCTAGCTGGTGTTTGCCCTGCATTGCCGAGGCCCCCCAACTCGAAGCCCTCGAACGCGAAGGCGCCGAAATCGTAGGGATCGCGATCCGCGACACGCCGGACGATATAGCGACCTTTCTCGCTCGGCATGGAGACCCGTATTCCCGTATTGCGCGAGACGATATCTCCGAGGTGCAATTGGGCATAGGCTCTAGCGGAGTGCCGGAGACTTTCGTTGTCGATGGTAATGGGATTATCCGTCACCAGCATATCGGCGACATCCGGGCGGACGATGTACCATTCCTTCTGGAAAAGCTGGAGGAAGCGCAGTGA
- a CDS encoding cytochrome c-type biogenesis protein, with the protein MIRIFALLALVVTSPLAAQQKLPDAPYANTQLADPAQEARAVELMETLRCLTCQSQSINDSDAAMAGDMRHQVRSRIAAGEEPEAIRAWMVERYGDYISYAPVVNEMTWPLYAVPIVLLLFAGLVWMRRMKRR; encoded by the coding sequence GTGATCCGAATTTTCGCTTTGCTAGCTCTCGTTGTCACATCGCCGTTGGCTGCGCAGCAAAAGCTGCCCGATGCACCCTATGCCAATACGCAACTGGCCGATCCGGCGCAGGAGGCGCGCGCTGTAGAATTGATGGAGACGCTGCGCTGTCTCACCTGCCAATCGCAGTCGATTAACGATAGCGATGCCGCGATGGCGGGTGATATGCGGCATCAGGTCCGCTCGCGCATTGCCGCTGGCGAAGAGCCCGAAGCGATCCGGGCCTGGATGGTCGAGCGCTACGGCGACTATATCAGCTATGCGCCGGTGGTGAACGAAATGACCTGGCCGCTCTATGCGGTGCCGATAGTCTTGTTGCTGTTTGCCGGACTTGTCTGGATGCGCAGGATGAAACGGCGATGA
- a CDS encoding tetratricopeptide repeat protein produces the protein MIGWLAIGAVALVAFALGAWLLREQRNLLTLLAAIIVFGLAGYAWQGAPSYPAAPATATSSSAANPGLIEARREFFDPANTASRFVVVADGFARNGDFERAAVILRGAVVENPNDGEAWLALGVALVEHAEGEVTPPALFAFQRARALLTGNPAPAFFLGVSELRAGRLIETRELWAQALEAAPEGAPGRTYLAERLAGLDALMAEIVARQTPQ, from the coding sequence ATGATCGGGTGGCTAGCAATTGGAGCGGTGGCTCTGGTGGCTTTCGCGCTCGGGGCATGGCTGCTGCGGGAGCAACGAAACCTGCTGACCTTGTTGGCAGCTATCATCGTGTTTGGCCTTGCGGGCTATGCCTGGCAGGGTGCGCCGTCCTATCCGGCTGCACCTGCAACGGCGACATCGTCGAGTGCGGCCAACCCCGGCCTGATCGAGGCGCGTCGCGAGTTCTTCGACCCTGCCAATACGGCCAGTCGCTTCGTCGTCGTCGCCGATGGTTTCGCCAGAAACGGTGATTTCGAACGGGCGGCTGTCATCCTGCGCGGCGCCGTGGTCGAAAATCCCAATGATGGCGAAGCGTGGCTGGCGCTGGGCGTGGCTCTGGTCGAGCATGCCGAGGGTGAGGTCACACCGCCAGCCCTGTTTGCTTTCCAGCGCGCTCGGGCACTGCTGACGGGCAACCCTGCACCTGCCTTCTTCCTCGGAGTTTCGGAATTGCGCGCGGGCAGGCTGATCGAAACCCGTGAATTGTGGGCGCAAGCTCTCGAAGCGGCGCCGGAAGGTGCTCCGGGCCGGACATATCTGGCGGAGCGGTTGGCGGGTCTCGACGCCTTGATGGCGGAGATTGTTGCACGTCAAACGCCGCAGTGA